Proteins from a single region of Diaphorobacter limosus:
- a CDS encoding quinoprotein dehydrogenase-associated SoxYZ-like carrier: MIKRRDCLGAALLGPWAVGPLWAAPDRTGGDPLGSMQWPSLHEQYLDKAPVRFTDAVLVRTPAFADDALNVPLQIDARALSDVGGGIARMLVLADRNPVREVLEFEPLRALPMLAFRMRLEQASPIRALVQTRDGQWHAGGAMVQAAGGGCTVPGATRADGSWRATLNQVRARIFNNVIEGSRRLRVNIMHPMDTGLVAGIPAFYIERLALLDAQGEPWWRLQLHEPVSENPLLSFELPAQGPQAFHLSGQDNNGNRIAAEVRA, translated from the coding sequence ATGATCAAGCGCAGGGATTGCCTGGGGGCGGCGTTGCTCGGCCCCTGGGCCGTAGGGCCGCTGTGGGCGGCGCCGGATCGCACCGGGGGCGACCCCCTGGGCTCCATGCAATGGCCCAGCCTGCACGAGCAGTATCTGGACAAGGCACCGGTGCGCTTTACCGACGCCGTGCTGGTGCGCACGCCGGCCTTTGCCGACGATGCGCTCAACGTGCCCTTGCAGATAGATGCCCGCGCCTTGTCGGATGTGGGTGGCGGCATTGCGCGCATGCTGGTGCTGGCCGATCGCAACCCGGTGCGCGAGGTGCTGGAGTTCGAGCCCCTGCGCGCCCTGCCCATGCTGGCGTTTCGCATGCGGCTGGAGCAGGCCTCGCCGATACGTGCGCTGGTGCAGACGCGCGACGGCCAATGGCATGCGGGCGGCGCCATGGTGCAGGCGGCCGGCGGGGGCTGCACCGTGCCGGGCGCCACGCGCGCCGACGGCTCCTGGCGCGCCACGCTGAACCAGGTGCGCGCGCGCATCTTCAACAACGTTATCGAGGGCAGCCGGCGCCTGCGCGTGAACATCATGCACCCCATGGACACGGGGCTGGTGGCCGGCATACCGGCGTTCTACATTGAGCGCCTCGCGCTGCTGGACGCGCAGGGCGAGCCCTGGTGGCGCCTGCAGCTCCACGAGCCGGTGTCGGAAAACCCGCTGCTGAGCTTTGAGCTGCCGGCCCAGGGCCCCCAGGCATTTCACCTGAGCGGGCAGGACAACAACGGCAACCGCATCGCCGCCGAGGTGCGCGCATGA
- the pqqE gene encoding pyrroloquinoline quinone biosynthesis protein PqqE, with protein sequence MAGSINTPTPPVGVGQPLWLLAELTYRCPLHCVFCYNPVQLKQASSELTTADWVEVMRQARQLGAAQLGFSGGEPLVRDDLEELVQEAHRLGYYTNLITSGVGLTPARAQRLKDAGLDHVQLSFQDSTRELNDFLSHTKTFELKKKVAQTIKAHDWPMVMNCVLHRHNLPHVGQIIEMALDLGAEYLELANVQYYGWAWVNRDHLMPTRAQLQEAEAVVQGWREHIGKQCRLLFVVPDYFEERPKACMNGWGSVFLSIAPDGLAMPCHNARDLPGLQLPNVREQPIADIWQRSQAFNAYRGQDWMQEPCRSCDERYKDFGGCRCQAFMVTGDAAATDPVCSKSPQHEKIVEFVRRAPERRQSIPIVHRSDPQPCARA encoded by the coding sequence GTGGCTGGCTCGATTAACACCCCCACGCCGCCGGTCGGCGTAGGCCAGCCGCTGTGGCTGCTGGCCGAGCTGACCTACCGCTGCCCGCTGCACTGCGTGTTTTGCTACAACCCGGTCCAGCTCAAGCAGGCGAGCAGCGAGCTGACGACTGCCGACTGGGTCGAGGTGATGCGCCAGGCGCGCCAGCTCGGCGCGGCGCAGCTCGGGTTCTCGGGCGGCGAGCCGCTGGTGCGTGACGACCTGGAGGAGCTGGTGCAGGAGGCGCACCGCCTGGGCTACTACACCAACCTCATCACCTCGGGCGTCGGCCTGACGCCGGCGCGGGCGCAGCGCCTCAAGGACGCGGGGCTCGATCATGTGCAGCTGTCCTTCCAGGACAGCACGCGCGAGCTGAACGATTTTCTGAGCCACACCAAGACCTTCGAGCTGAAGAAAAAGGTGGCGCAGACCATCAAGGCGCACGACTGGCCCATGGTCATGAACTGTGTGCTGCACCGGCACAACCTGCCGCATGTCGGGCAAATCATTGAGATGGCCCTCGACCTGGGCGCCGAATACCTGGAACTGGCCAACGTGCAGTACTACGGCTGGGCCTGGGTGAACCGCGACCACCTGATGCCCACGCGCGCGCAGCTGCAAGAGGCCGAGGCCGTAGTGCAGGGCTGGCGCGAGCACATCGGTAAACAATGCCGGCTGCTGTTCGTCGTGCCCGATTATTTTGAGGAGCGCCCCAAGGCCTGCATGAACGGCTGGGGCTCGGTGTTCCTGTCGATCGCCCCCGACGGCCTGGCCATGCCCTGCCACAACGCGCGCGACCTGCCCGGCCTGCAACTGCCGAACGTGCGCGAGCAGCCAATCGCCGACATCTGGCAGCGCAGCCAGGCCTTCAACGCCTACCGTGGCCAGGACTGGATGCAGGAGCCCTGCCGCAGCTGCGACGAGCGCTACAAGGACTTTGGCGGCTGCCGCTGCCAGGCCTTCATGGTCACGGGCGACGCCGCCGCGACCGACCCGGTATGCAGTAAATCGCCACAGCACGAAAAAATCGTCGAGTTCGTGCGCCGTGCGCCCGAGCGCAGGCAGAGCATCCCCATCGTCCACCGCAGCGACCCGCAGCCATGTGCACGCGCCTGA
- a CDS encoding quinoprotein relay system zinc metallohydrolase 1, producing the protein MKAAALLLAACAMAAGAQTPPAPPTPAQPDMASLDYRLQPRRIAENTWVIEGAVADFSRANGCNIINTAFIATGEGVLVINTGPSRLYGEQQRRAIAAVTDQPVRQVLNLNLHPDYFFGNQAWADVPIQALAGSIEGQRAEGEAYADNLYRLCGDWMRATQATPAREALAPQTLRLGRHVLHLQRLQGHTGDDLVLLDEHTGVLFAGGLVFANRVPTTPHADAGAWLASLDQLRQWHAQGRFRLVVPSHGPVHAGLQGMEQTRDWLQWLTALMQTSAAQGLDLSELLRQPVPERFAAWAAQPAELHRSLAQWYPRYERQALGARP; encoded by the coding sequence ATGAAGGCCGCCGCCCTGTTGCTGGCCGCCTGCGCCATGGCCGCCGGCGCGCAGACGCCCCCTGCGCCGCCCACCCCGGCCCAGCCCGACATGGCCAGTCTGGACTACCGCCTGCAGCCGCGCCGCATTGCCGAGAACACCTGGGTCATCGAGGGCGCGGTGGCCGATTTCTCGCGTGCCAACGGCTGCAACATCATCAACACCGCCTTCATCGCCACCGGCGAGGGCGTGCTGGTGATCAATACCGGCCCCTCGCGCCTGTACGGCGAGCAGCAGCGCCGCGCCATCGCCGCCGTGACAGACCAGCCCGTGCGCCAGGTGCTGAACCTGAACCTGCACCCCGACTACTTCTTTGGCAACCAGGCCTGGGCCGATGTCCCCATCCAGGCGCTGGCCGGCAGCATTGAGGGTCAACGCGCCGAGGGCGAGGCCTATGCCGATAACCTCTACCGCCTGTGTGGCGATTGGATGCGCGCCACCCAGGCCACACCGGCGCGTGAGGCGCTGGCGCCGCAGACCTTGCGCCTGGGGCGCCATGTGCTGCACCTGCAGCGCCTGCAGGGCCACACGGGTGACGACCTGGTGCTGCTGGACGAGCACACCGGCGTGCTGTTTGCCGGCGGCCTGGTGTTTGCCAATCGCGTGCCCACCACTCCCCATGCCGATGCCGGCGCCTGGCTGGCCAGCCTGGATCAGCTGCGGCAGTGGCACGCCCAGGGGCGCTTTCGGCTGGTGGTGCCCAGCCACGGGCCGGTGCATGCCGGCCTGCAGGGCATGGAGCAGACGCGCGACTGGCTGCAATGGCTCACCGCCCTGATGCAGACCAGCGCCGCGCAGGGGCTGGACCTGAGCGAGCTGCTGCGCCAACCCGTGCCCGAGCGCTTTGCCGCCTGGGCCGCGCAGCCGGCCGAGCTGCACCGCAGCCTGGCGCAGTGGTACCCGCGCTACGAGCGGCAGGCCCTGGGCGCACGGCCGTGA
- a CDS encoding c-type cytochrome: MRNLILLAFLSAAGAAAHASTDLAAAAEIAKSNGCYSCHAAAEKIVGPAFNSVAEKYAGDKDAVATLAQSIQMGSKGKWGRAAMPAHSSLSAQDLKLLAGWVLSSKP; this comes from the coding sequence ATGCGCAACCTCATCCTCCTCGCCTTCCTGTCGGCCGCTGGCGCAGCCGCCCACGCCAGCACCGACCTGGCCGCGGCCGCCGAGATCGCCAAGTCCAATGGCTGCTACAGCTGCCACGCCGCGGCCGAGAAGATCGTCGGCCCGGCCTTCAACTCGGTGGCCGAGAAGTACGCCGGCGACAAGGACGCCGTGGCCACGCTGGCGCAGTCCATACAAATGGGCTCCAAGGGCAAATGGGGCCGCGCCGCCATGCCGGCGCATTCCAGCCTCAGCGCGCAGGATCTGAAGCTGCTGGCCGGCTGGGTGCTCAGCAGCAAGCCATGA
- the pqqC gene encoding pyrroloquinoline-quinone synthase PqqC: MDIATSPAPQPSLPAWSAQEFEAQLRDKGAAYHIHHPFNVRMNAGGCTPDELRCWVANRFYYQICIPRKDAAILANMPDRAHRRLWVERILDHDGQGDHQGGNAGGIEAWTRLGQAVGIEREDLWSLRRVAPAVRFACDAYVNFAARAPWQEAVCSSLTEMFAPQIHKDRLATWPGHYPWIEAEGLHYFRSRIPLASRDVEHGLRVTLEHFTTRAAQQRALDILQFKLDVLWSMLDAIEKACHEL, encoded by the coding sequence ATGGACATCGCCACCAGCCCCGCCCCCCAGCCCAGCCTGCCCGCCTGGAGCGCGCAGGAGTTCGAAGCCCAGCTGCGCGACAAGGGTGCGGCCTACCATATCCACCACCCGTTCAACGTGCGCATGAACGCCGGCGGTTGCACACCCGATGAGCTGCGCTGCTGGGTGGCGAATCGCTTCTATTACCAGATCTGCATACCGCGCAAGGACGCCGCCATCCTGGCCAACATGCCCGATCGCGCGCACCGCCGCCTGTGGGTGGAGCGCATCCTGGACCATGACGGCCAGGGTGACCACCAGGGCGGCAATGCCGGCGGCATCGAGGCCTGGACACGCCTGGGCCAGGCCGTGGGCATTGAGCGCGAAGACCTGTGGTCACTGCGCCGCGTGGCGCCGGCCGTGCGCTTTGCCTGCGACGCCTATGTCAACTTTGCCGCCCGCGCTCCCTGGCAGGAGGCCGTGTGCTCGTCGCTCACCGAGATGTTCGCACCGCAGATCCACAAGGACCGCCTGGCCACCTGGCCCGGGCATTACCCCTGGATAGAGGCCGAGGGCCTGCACTACTTTCGCAGCCGCATTCCGCTGGCCAGCCGCGACGTCGAGCATGGCCTGCGCGTGACCTTGGAACATTTCACCACCCGCGCCGCACAGCAGCGTGCGCTGGACATTCTGCAATTCAAGCTGGACGTGCTCTGGTCCATGCTGGATGCCATAGAGAAAGCCTGCCATGAACTTTGA
- the pqqD gene encoding pyrroloquinoline quinone biosynthesis peptide chaperone PqqD yields the protein MNFDAAAHAAAPPYPDAPQLPHLSRRLRLQYEAAQTRWVLLYPEGMVQLNDSAAEILRRCDGRHTVADIVNELESLFDTQGIAPQVHELLAEGTRRGWLD from the coding sequence ATGAACTTTGACGCCGCCGCCCACGCAGCAGCTCCGCCCTACCCCGACGCGCCGCAGCTGCCGCACTTGTCGCGCCGCCTGCGCCTGCAGTACGAGGCCGCGCAGACGCGCTGGGTGCTGCTCTACCCCGAAGGCATGGTGCAATTGAACGACAGCGCCGCCGAGATCCTGCGCCGCTGCGACGGCCGCCACACCGTGGCCGACATCGTCAATGAGCTCGAATCGCTGTTCGACACCCAGGGCATCGCCCCGCAGGTGCACGAGCTGCTGGCCGAGGGCACACGCCGTGGCTGGCTCGATTAA
- a CDS encoding FCSD flavin-binding domain-containing protein, with product MARLQRRQLLLGAAGLAAPAILRAQGANARVVVVGGGFGGATVARYLRAWAPRVQVTLVEPAERFVTCPFSNHYLAGLRSWDSISHGYDGLRAAGVQVIHARAEDVDGQRRSLRLHTGQELPWDRLVLSPGVDMRWGALEGYDEAAAELAPHAWKAGAQTRLLRRQLEAMPDGGLFVMVIPDNPFRCPPGPYERASLVAHYLQQHKPRSKILLLDAKNNFSKKELFLPAWKTLYGDRIEWVSLAEDGQVVRVDARALEVETLFGTRHRADVLNVIPPQKAGLIAARAGVLDASGWAPVRGENFASKQVAGIHVLGDAALAGPMPKSGFAANNQGKLVAAAIAAELTDQRAPTAWYANTCYSLLAPDYGISVAGVYRAEQGRLVDLPHSVGVSPLDAPPAHRAAEARHGAAWYAAICADIWDR from the coding sequence ATGGCCAGGCTCCAGCGCCGCCAGTTATTGCTGGGCGCGGCCGGCCTGGCGGCTCCTGCCATCCTGCGCGCCCAGGGCGCGAACGCCCGCGTGGTGGTGGTCGGCGGCGGCTTTGGCGGCGCCACGGTGGCGCGCTACCTGCGCGCCTGGGCGCCACGGGTGCAGGTGACCCTGGTGGAGCCGGCCGAGCGCTTTGTCACCTGCCCGTTCTCCAACCATTACCTGGCCGGGCTGCGCAGCTGGGACAGCATCAGCCACGGCTACGACGGCCTGCGCGCCGCCGGCGTGCAGGTCATCCACGCCCGGGCCGAGGACGTGGATGGCCAGCGGCGCAGCCTGCGCCTGCATACCGGCCAGGAGTTGCCCTGGGATCGCCTGGTGCTCTCGCCCGGCGTGGACATGCGCTGGGGCGCGCTGGAGGGTTACGACGAGGCGGCCGCCGAACTCGCGCCGCATGCCTGGAAGGCCGGCGCCCAGACCCGGCTGCTGCGCCGCCAGCTTGAGGCCATGCCCGACGGCGGCCTGTTCGTGATGGTGATCCCGGACAACCCGTTCCGCTGCCCGCCCGGGCCGTATGAGCGCGCCAGCCTGGTCGCGCATTACCTGCAGCAGCACAAGCCACGCAGCAAGATCCTGCTGCTGGATGCGAAGAACAACTTTTCCAAGAAAGAACTCTTTCTGCCCGCCTGGAAGACCTTGTACGGCGACAGGATCGAATGGGTCAGCCTGGCCGAGGATGGCCAGGTGGTGCGCGTCGATGCCCGGGCGCTGGAGGTGGAGACGCTGTTTGGCACGCGCCACAGGGCCGATGTGCTCAACGTCATCCCGCCGCAGAAGGCCGGCCTAATTGCCGCGCGCGCAGGCGTGCTGGATGCCAGCGGCTGGGCGCCGGTGCGGGGAGAAAATTTTGCTTCCAAACAGGTGGCAGGCATCCATGTGCTGGGCGACGCGGCCCTGGCCGGGCCGATGCCGAAGTCCGGCTTTGCCGCCAACAACCAGGGCAAGCTGGTGGCGGCGGCCATTGCCGCCGAGCTGACCGACCAGCGCGCCCCCACCGCCTGGTACGCCAATACCTGCTACAGCCTGCTGGCGCCGGACTACGGCATCTCGGTGGCCGGCGTCTACCGCGCCGAGCAGGGGCGCCTTGTGGATCTGCCGCACAGCGTGGGCGTGAGCCCGCTGGACGCCCCACCCGCCCACCGCGCCGCCGAGGCGCGGCATGGCGCGGCCTGGTACGCGGCCATCTGCGCCGATATCTGGGATCGTTGA
- a CDS encoding c-type cytochrome produces the protein MAQTLIQQAHTAIKNSAFLAAGLLLPALCTAQSAPSPQDTALLAGNCITCHGPGGQPPAGAGSSIPALRGQSAARLLERMQAFQAGQVADATVMPLLMQGYDKTQMQALARWFAQPAEKP, from the coding sequence ATGGCTCAAACGCTTATCCAGCAAGCGCATACAGCTATCAAAAACAGTGCATTTCTGGCCGCCGGTCTGCTGCTGCCAGCACTCTGCACGGCGCAGTCCGCCCCGAGCCCACAGGACACGGCCCTGCTCGCCGGCAACTGCATCACCTGCCATGGCCCCGGCGGCCAGCCACCAGCGGGGGCCGGGAGCAGCATTCCCGCCCTGCGCGGCCAAAGCGCCGCCCGCCTGCTCGAGCGCATGCAGGCCTTCCAGGCCGGGCAGGTGGCAGACGCCACCGTCATGCCGCTGTTGATGCAGGGCTATGACAAGACCCAGATGCAGGCCCTGGCGCGCTGGTTCGCCCAGCCAGCGGAGAAGCCCTGA